In Lolium rigidum isolate FL_2022 chromosome 3, APGP_CSIRO_Lrig_0.1, whole genome shotgun sequence, the genomic window CACAAATCATCTTGAGATTTTGCAGTAAAAAGTAGTACCAATTCCCAATCCACCAGTCTTTACTGCGATTCCTAAAATATGGCTATATACTAATCATACAAAGACCATATAGCAATCCAGCCGATAAGACAATATCTTGAGTATAAATTTTGCAGGAAATGAACAAAATAGCGGTGAGCATTGGAGTCCGGAAGGATAAACCAGTGGATTATTCGGCTGACGAGTGATGAGTTGCGCTACAGCATGGAGCCCCTTGGCGGCGAGTGTGTATGCGCCTGAACAAGGGCAGAAGAAACCGATGCCGTGCAATTATTGCCTGCCTCCCATGTATCTTCATTTCTTGGTTGTACCCCTCAGCTGGAGTAACTTGTGTTTTAAGCAAGTAATTTTGCCGACTCCTCGTTACAGAAGTGAATCCGGACAACTTCAGGGGTTATCTTCATAAATCAGTCCTCTGTGCGCGTGCCTGCGCCGTTTCGTCATTTCCAAGCGGGTCTCGTCTCCGTCCCCGTCtcgtcttctccaccaccactagCACGCTTTCTTTCCTCTCCAGTTTTTGCTCCCCTCGAGACCCCAAAAGCACCCAAGGCTGGGGAACAAGAGCAAAAAGAAAAGGTAGGCTCGAAGAACCCTAGAAGCCAGCCATTGCTATCTCCGTCCCCTTCTCTCGCGGAGATAGctccggacttccaggacttcggATTGCCGATTCGAGGAAAGAGGAGCAAGCATGGGCTCCGGATCTTTGCTCAAGGTTCTTGCCAAGAACTTCGATGTTCTTGCAGGGTCAGTGTTTTCCCCCTTCCCTTCGCCATTTTCCTCGATTTTATTCCGTGTATTTGCGGCTCCTTCCACCGCCCTGTTCCTCGCTCCTAAAATGgcaccggtaccaatggcttgtTAGTAATCGTGCGATGTCTTGGTGATTTCGTTTCATCTTCTTGAGTTTACTAGGAATGCCTAGTGCCCATCTCCCTGGGGCCTAAGAAGGTCGAAGTTGctgatttatttttttcccttttgggcctgaagtttcacttgatctcatGTTCGCAAGAAGAGCCTCTCTGTTCATACAATGCTCACATTCTCCGAACGCCGAATGCTTCTCAAAACCAAAAGTTCATCTACCACGCACGCGATGGCCTTACCCTGATGTACACCGCCGAGTCTGAATGTGCAAGACAGCTGCGGAGTCTTGTCACTTTCTGCGGATCCTGAACTTCCCGGGTCCCTTTACATAAGGTCTGGCTTTAGGATTTGGAGTTATGCTAGTGCGTGCGATTGTAGGTTTGGCCATTCAGTTCTCACTCTCAAGATTAGTTTTACTTTGTCTGATCTATCCTTTTTGTCAGCTGTTCCACATTCTGATTCCTTTGTACTATGTAGTGAGCTAGGTCACGTGCTGTAGAATGGGTCGGCATGATTTAGTAGATCGTGATTCATGTCGTATAGTGACCTTGATTTATGTTTTAATAAGGACTGTCACTGGGAAGTGTTTTTTTAACAGGACACCGTAATTTCTTGGTCCAAGGACATGTGTGCATCAGCCGATGCAGATGCCGTGGTTTTTCCCCTTgttgaaagaaaaaaagagagtgTGTCATAGCAAAGCACACTAGTTCATTGAGCAAATGTCACATTCAGTATGGACATAGTGTTTTAGTCTGATACGTTGGATTATTCAATGTTGACTTTTCTTTTTTATGGTACCATGCGATGTACTGTGAAAGCAGTCAAACCGAAATTTATCAGTTTTATTTGAACACCAACCCATATGATCTGGAATGCAAATAGCAAGTTAATTCATTTCTTTCTCATGTGATCTAGGACATACATAGGTTTGGTTTCTACTACTTTCACTTTCGGTAGAGATATTACAGGCTTACACATACTGACTTGACGCAGATAGACTGGAAACTGCTGGTCAAATTGTTTTTTTAGTTTTTGTGTGAATGTGGAGTTCCATCCTTTTAAGTCCTTAGCTTCTTATATGCATATTATTGTTTTTCTGTAAAGTCTATTTATATATTTCTAAGTTGCTGTAAGTTAATCCTTTATTGCCTTCGTCTTGCAGGCCTTTGGTGGCACTAGCTTATCCTTTGTGAGTTGCCTGTTCTTTTTAATTTGTTCCTACAAGTTCATTTATTTATGTTGTTTGATAATAGTAAGCACAAATATAATTTTGTGTTATTACAGGTATGCTTCAGTTAGGGCAATTGAAACCAAATCCCCTGTGGATGATCAGCAATGGCTCACATATTGGGTGTTATACTCATTAATAACATTGTTCGAGCTTACATTTGCATCAATTATTGAGTGGTAGGTGCTACTGTATTTTCAATGCTCTTTTGTCATGCCAAACAACCTAACGATCCTATTCTGCATTATTTGCATGCCAATCCTTGGAGCAAGGTTTTGGTTCCTTATTTAGTTTTCAAGATGAGCATTCCACTTCAGGGCAAAGAAATCGCGTGTTCACCATAGATCAGGGGGTTTAACACCTTGTATTAAACTGAGAATTAATCAGTACAAAAGTAAATGAACTAAATTTGATAACAGAAACTATGGTTTAAAACCATATTGCATTGACTGGCTAGCGGTTTACTTTCACTCTGGAAGCGCTTCCcatagaaaaaggaaaatataatatgtttgacagttttatgttcatgctgtctgaaaattttgatacatCTGATCTAACTCGCAATCTTGCATGGTTTGGAACACTGCAAGTTTGACTGTCCACCATAATATACGGAATAAAGTATTATTTGTTAATTTTAACTGAACCAACTAATTCATTCTTACTCGAAATCTCTTTTTACTATTGGTCATCATAGTGCACTTACTCTAAAATCTTGGTCTTAACATATTTGATTTTTACAGGCTTCCTTTTTGGTCCTCTATGAAATTGATCTTCATTTCCTGGCTTGTCTTGCCATACTTCAGTGGTGCAGCCTATGTGTACCAAAAATATGTGCGGCCTGTGTTTGTTAAAAACCAGATGGTCAACATTTGGTATGTCCCTCAGAAAAAGGGCATTTTCGGCAAATCAGATGACTTCCTCACAGCACTTAATAAGTACATTGAAGAAAATGGACCCGAAGCACTGAAGAAATTGACAGATAAGGTACATGGACCTATATGTACTTGTATATGCTCCTGCTACATGCACTAGCTCACATGCCATTTCATGTCTGAGGTAGTGATAttggtttctattttttttcaCCTAGGTCATTGGTGAGGCCAATTACAAACTCCTTTTAAAAATTGCAATCTCAATCTTTTTGGAGGATTATAAAAAATGACAAGAGATGAAGTAGATATTGAAATATGCATGAAGTTTAGATGACATTTGCAACTCAAATTGCACAAAATCTAATTTACTGCCTGATTTAAATGTCACCAGGGTCACAACTAGTGGTATTCAATTCACCTCACAGGTATTTGAGTATGCTTTGTTGTAAGGCTAAGCCTTGATGGTTTTATTATGTATGCTCGTAGCTACCTGATTGATCATTTAAGCGTTGCTTGTTATGCAAAATTATTTCCCTCAAATCTGAATGGATTGTTTGAACATTGACTAGTTGGTCTTTCAAAATTGCAGGCTGACTATTGTTGTTCTCATGTCTTGTATGATGTGTTGTAGGATGGCAAGTCATCTAAACAGTCTGGAAAATTGTGGAAAGGTTTGAAAGAAACAAAGTCATCAAAGGAGTCAAAAGAACTAAAGGCATCAAAAGATGCAAAAGACTCGAAGCCATCGAGGGATTCAAAGCCAGCAAAGGAATTGAAAGAACAGAAGAAGATACTGAAGGACTCACAAGAACAGAAGAAGGCACTGAAAGATTCAAAAGAACTGAAGAAGTCACTGAAAGACTGGAAAGGGCTGAAGAAGTCACTGAAAGATCCAAAAGAAGCTGCGCCACTCAAAGATTCAAATGAACCTGAACAGAAGAAGAGCAGCAAGCGTGTGACATTTGCCGAGGTAGAGCCAGAAAAAGAATTCAGAGCATCGAACAGTGACTGGCATCCAACCTCAGATTATCACAGCGCATACCCCGAGCACAACACGTGGAACAGCAGCTTTATGATCTTCGATGAACATCGTTACTGGGACTAGTTCCCATCCAAGACTGGTAAAACCTGAACTCTCACTATCACTGTACGTTGGAAACTATATACTTCTGACTTTGGTGCTAATTCGATTTCTTGTTCAGACCAACGCAGCCTGGCATAGATTTTTCTTGGTTCATCAGAAGCGTGGAGAGACCCATTTCAACGTCATTCAAGGGAATGGAGGTCACCAGCTGCGTCTTTAGTCTTTGATCAGTTGTTTAGACTTGTCATCTTTTAACATATAATTGTCCGTTGTTCATGTAACTTTAGATGAGTATGTAGTAACTGTAGCTGTAGGCTTATGTAGATGGTTGTGGTGGTGACGAACTGGTGATGCTATTTTGGGTACCGAACCTTTATTAGCAGGATGAGTCGAGGGGATATCAAATCCATTGTCAGGGCGTGTTGCCTTTGCGTAAATTTTGAATTCGTGCGCAATTAATACGGCCTCTTCGGATCATAGTAAAGGGAAAAGTGGAACTCGGAATTTGACAGGAATTCAAACAGCACACTTAGATCTGTAAGCGACATAAAGATACATGAAACATGAAACATTACGGACGCATTTTCGTCGGCAACCCTGTTGGTGCAAGTCTACACACTCTCTCTGGTTCAAAATATTTGCTCAAAAGTAGACGTATTCACATATTAAAACATGTTTAGATGtatctattttaaataattattttaaactgAAAGGAGTACTAATTAAGACGCATGGAGGTATTGATCGTCTAAGAGATTCTGAACTAATTCGCCGAGCTAGGGATGGTGTATCGACAGCCGCAGTTAAGCCACGGCTGAAGTACACAGAAACTTCCATTGATGAAGCAAAAGAATGGTGCTTCTGTAGTTCTATGCCTCGGAAGTAGCAATGATCTCCATCTTCCAACTGACTGTTTCCTGGTACCTCTCACTTCCATTAGGGATTACGTTTACTCGGACACTAAAATTTGCTAACACAGCAAGCGGATTGCTGGTAGCACCGTAGCAGGGGCAGTTCATAGATTCCTTTTGGTGCTTCTGGTGTTTCTAGAGGAAGATCAAGAGATGGATGGTCAACTATATATGGTTGCATGCACCAATTGATGTAAAAGCGTTATCAAAAAAAAGATGTAAAGGCTGGGAGTCATTCTCCCTTTCTTTTTAAAAGAAGTTATTAACTTTTGATTTTATTCTAAACTGAGCTTAAGGCTTTTCAAGGCCCAACCCAAAGCCCTACCCAGCCCGAAAAAATTCCCGGTATACTTTCAATGGTCTCCTTGTTCAGTCCAGAATCATACTCCCTCCTTTCCAAAACACATTGCCTATACTTTTTGGTGAAAGTTACAATTTACAAACTTTGAGCAAGtatatagaaaaataaaaacattaaAAATATCAAATCAGTATTATTAGAATCATCGTGCACTacattttttattattatatgcAGCTCTTATTATAGATATTGATATTTTTCAAAATAACTAATCTAATTTtctaaagtttgactttgactaaaaatAATATGTAACTTATTTTCAGAAAGGGGGAGTATCCTCTAACATTTCTTTGTAATATCAAAGCGTAACATTACtaaaatcctaacctttcatcccCAGAGCAACGTTGTGGGTTGTAACACTCCCACTATCCTATCTCCATTTAGCCCATCAATGGTTAACTTTGGGTGGAGAACCGGAGATGCGTTTAGGACTCCCGATTTTCCTTCGAAAGCACTCCATGATTCCATTTTAATTTAGCTAATTGTATAAAATCTTATAAAATTAATATAAACAACTGTCATTTATTTTTACATGTGCTACCAAACTTTGATGTTTTTTTACTCTACCACATATCCTCTAAGTTGTATTTATCCCAAGTATTGAAAAGAAAAAGCCCCCCCTTGGCTTCATTTAAACCACCAAAGCAAGATTCAAGATAGAACAAGCACGATGTTTCACCTAAATGGAATCGATTTTTACTTGTATATAGGACAATTTGTGATATGTGATTGAACCTCACACAACTAATCATGAGACAAAAATCGAGATTTATGTCACTCATTTACTGACATGGCACCACGCCTTGGCTTCTTACACGGTGATAGGAACCACTCGCCTTGCAGATCATGGGGACGACTGCTAGAGATTCGGACGAGCTGTCATGCTAGACATTGGATGATGGAAGTACATAGCAATATTCATGCATTCAATGGCAGGCGTTGCCGTCGGTAGGTAGATGTGCTTGACGTGAAGCAAAGGAGGGAACAAACAATGGAGACAATTGTtgtgagggagaggaggaggaggaataaaTTTTAGGATATTTTTTCGCTAACTGTGATTTTCAAGGTGAGTCAACGAGATCTTCAATAGGAACCATCTGTTCCTAGTGAAAAGGTTGTGACATTATAGAGTGGTGTTAGAGGATACGATTCCGTTCAAGCCAACTTATTTCCTGGTGCCTCTCATTTCCATAATGACTCATGTTTTAAGGCACTACGACTTACTAATATAACAAGTTTCTAGTTGGCACTGCAGAGAATTTTTTTGGGTGTTTGTGGCGTTTCTCGAAGAAGATCAAGGCATGTATGGTGTTACATATTGCGCAAGAAGGATTTAAGTCAAATTTTTATAGACACTAGAGATGAATGCTGGTATATATTGCACAAAGGGATTGGGATGAAATTATTAGGAATACGATTGTAGGTGTGTCATTATTTGAGGCCGGTGCATTTATTTCAATCACTCTTATGATTTTTACTGGATATTCTATTTTGTGGGAAAATATGATGGCTTTGTAGAGATTCTAAAACTAAGGCGCCTACAATAGAGTAGCAACATTGCTTATATGATGACAATAAGAACCTTAAAACTATTGCTGGCACTTGGAGCTACCCTTGGATCCAATCTTATTCACTTGCCAAAGCCTACGCCTTTCCCAAAAATTTCACAAATCCTCCTACATCTTTTGAATTGAAGTGGATGACCTGttgtcaaaaaaagaaaaatggaTTTTCCCTGGTTGTTGCTGCAAGACAGACTAAGCACTAAAGATCTGCTCCAGCGAAGGACTTTATTCTTTCCCAACTACATATATATGTCCTTTGTAATGATTCCATACAGAAAGCCAGAAATCATCTCATCTTCCACTATAAGTTTGCCGAAGCTTGCTGGCAATATGTGCCTCCCATCCGGGTTGTGTTGACCAACTTAAACAGAGATTGCATTAGTCTCTTTTCATGGAGATTATCATACTTGATGCTTGGGCAGTCTGGAAAACCAGAAATGCCTTTGTTTCCCAGAATGCAAGGGCAAGTCTTTTCAAAGCAAGAACTATTTTTCAAAGAGGAGCTTAGTTGGATTAAATACAGACAAAGAAAGGCTTATAACAAATTTTAACTTGGATTGCTAGATTTATTGAAACTCTTAGCTTAGTCTTTAGCTTAGTTTTCTTTCCTGTACAATTATCTTGCACAATTTACTCCTTTTAAACGCAAAAAAAAAGAAGTAtgtagtagcaaggctactgtttCGGGCCAAAGAAAAAGATATGCATACGCCTTACACGCCCGTGGATTCATCTGGTTGGCATGTGCCTACCTATCATCTGGTTGGCATGTGGCTACCTAGCACCTAGCAGCGTGAACCGTGCAAGCTTCTCCAAGCACGAACTGACTAGCACATGACACAAATCAAAACCCTTAATACCTAACCATAGCTTGAATACATTTTGTACACACTTTTAGTTTTAGATATGCTCATTTTTATTCGCTTGCTAGCTTTAGGAAAAGGTACGAGTCTACCGAGAACTTACCCGTCAGTAGAATGACGTTATGGAATCTCATGAGTACTAAAAACAAAGTTTTAGGGCATCTTTAAGCTGCAACCTCATTTGTAACTGAAAAAAATATTAGTTGCAAACTTACATACtccaatttagatatatctagacccaatttagtatatagatacatccaaattttgaaaaagttgagacatcttttttTGGACAGAGGTATTACATAAATTATGATGCAAATCCAAGGAGAGATGAGTAAGAATTAGCACTTAGTAAAAAAAATTGGCGATCACAGCAAGTTAGTGGTTAGGGAGGCGCTCTCTGACAGCAGCTCCGCTCGTCTACACCTAAACCAGAGCGGACACACAAGAAAAAGAAACGAGGAGTAAAAGAATCGAAAATGGCGGGTTTGCTCCGCCACGTCGCCGCCGCCCTTCTCTGCCTCGTCGCACCCGCCTCCCTCGCCGGCGCTTCCACGTATTACGCATCGGATCCTAACCTCGGATCCGCCCGCGTCGTC contains:
- the LOC124698919 gene encoding HVA22-like protein a, whose amino-acid sequence is MGSGSLLKVLAKNFDVLAGPLVALAYPLYASVRAIETKSPVDDQQWLTYWVLYSLITLFELTFASIIEWLPFWSSMKLIFISWLVLPYFSGAAYVYQKYVRPVFVKNQMVNIWYVPQKKGIFGKSDDFLTALNKYIEENGPEALKKLTDKDGKSSKQSGKLWKGLKETKSSKESKELKASKDAKDSKPSRDSKPAKELKEQKKILKDSQEQKKALKDSKELKKSLKDWKGLKKSLKDPKEAAPLKDSNEPEQKKSSKRVTFAEVEPEKEFRASNSDWHPTSDYHSAYPEHNTWNSSFMIFDEHRYWD